In one window of Miscanthus floridulus cultivar M001 chromosome 12, ASM1932011v1, whole genome shotgun sequence DNA:
- the LOC136497700 gene encoding uncharacterized protein, which yields MPHGSAASIFLGVDVGTGSARAGLFDEKGKLLGSASSPIQIWKEKDCIEQSSTDIWHAVCAAVKSACSLANVAPEDVAGLGFAATCSLVAVDADGSPVSVSLSGDTRRNIIVWMDHRAVNQAERINATNSPVLQYCGGGVSPEMQAPKLLWVKENLQESWSMVCRWMDLSDWLAYRATGDDTRSLCTTVCKWTYLGHAHMEQWKESDSRDMEACGWDNVFWEEIGLGDLVEGNCAKIGRSVAFPGHPLGSGLTPTAAKELGLLPGTPVGTSLIDAHAGGVGVMESVSDAGSKAALSDEHAICHRMVLVCGTSTCHMAVSKNRLFIPGVWGPFWSAMIPEFWLTEGGQSATGALLDYIIENHVASPLLSNHAASQSISIFELLNKMLLSMSHEKNSPFLSALTQDTHVLPDFHGNRSPVADPKSKGVIYGLTLDTSEKHLALLYLATIQGIAYGTRHIVEHCNAHGHKIDTLLACGGLAKNSVYIQEHADITGCPIILPRENESVLLGAAVLGAVAGKKFPGVRDAMKALNAAGKVVNPSSDPRVKKYHDAKYQIFRSLYEQQLSHRSTMTEALQ from the exons ATGCCCCATGGCAGTGCTGCCTCCATATTCCTTGGCGTTGACGTTGGTACTGGCAGCGCTCGTGCAG GTCTCTTCGATGAAAAGGGCAAGTTGCTGGGGTCAGCGAGCAGCCCTATACAGATATGGAAAGAGAAAGACTGTATCGAG CAATCATCAACCGATATCTGGCATGCGGTCTGTGCTGCGGTGAAATCCGCGTGCTCACTGGCAAATGTTGCTCCAGAGGATGTTGCCGGCCTTGGCTTTGCCGCCACTTGCTCCCTTG TTGCTGTCGATGCTGATGGTTCCCCTGTTTCGGTTTCTTTGAGTGGTGATACAAGGAGGAATATCATTGTGTGGATGGACCATAGAGCTGTGAACCAGGCAGAGCGAATCAATGCTACCAATTCGCCAGTACTGCAATACTGCGGTGGGGGTGTTTCCCCAGAGATGCAGGCTCCAAAG CTCTTATGGGTGAAGGAAAATCTTCAAGAGTCGTGGTCTATGGTTTGTAGGTGGATGGACCTAAGTGATTGGTTAGCATATAG AGCAACAGGTGATGACACTCGCAGCTTATGCACAACTGTCTGCAAATGGACATATCTTGGACATGCACACATGGAACAGTGGAAGGAATCTGATTCTCGTGATATGGAGGCATGTGGATGGGACAATGTCTTTTGGGAAGAAATAGGGTTGGGAGACCTCGTCGAAGGAAATTGTGCAAAAATAG GACGCAGTGTTGCTTTTCCTGGTCATCCTCTTGGTTCTGGTTTGACACCTACTGCTGCAAAG GAGTTAGGCTTACTTCCTGGTACTCCTGTTGGAACTTCACTTATTGATGCTCATGCTGGTGGAGTTGGAGTCATGGAAAGCGTTTCAGATGCAGGATCTAAAGCTGCTT TGTCTGATGAACATGCAATATGCCACCGGATGGTATTGGTATGTGGGACATCAACATGCCACATGGCTGTTTCAAAGAACAGATTGTTTATACCTGGTGTCTGGGGGCCGTTTTGGTCTG CGATGATACCTGAGTTTTGGCTCACAGAAGGTGGCCAAAGTGCAACTGGCGCTCTACTCGATTACATTATTGAAAACCATGTTGCCTCTCCTCTTCTTTCTAACCATGCTGCTTCTCAAA GTATATCCATATTTGAGCTACTGAACAAGATGTTGCTTTCTATGTCACATGAGAAGAATAGTCCGTTTCTTTCTGCATTAACTCAAGACACCCATGTACTTCCAGATTTTCATGGAAATCG GTCTCCTGTTGCTGATCCAAAATCCAAAGGAGTGATTTATGGCTTGACACTTGATACAAGTGAGAAGCATTTAGCTCTTCTATACCTAGCAACAATTCAGGGTATTGCTTATGGCACTCGTCATATTGTGGAGCATTGTAACGCTCATGGCCACAAG ATAGACACACTTCTTGCTTGTGGGGGACTTGCAAAGAATTCTGTGTATATCCAAGAGCATGCAGATATTACAG GATGTCCTATAATACTTCCTAGAGAGAATGAGTCTGTGCTTTTGGGTGCCGCTGTTCTGGGTGCTGTTGCTGGCAAGAAGTTTCCTGGTGTTCGTGATGCAATGAAGGCGCTTAATGCAGCAGGGAAG GTCGTAAATCCGTCTTCAGATCCTAGGGTGAAGAAATACCACGATGCAAAATATCAGATATTCAGGTCCCTGTATGAGCAACAACTCTCTCATCGCTCAACCATGACAGAGGCATTGCAGTAG